A genome region from Pseudomonas sp. N3-W includes the following:
- a CDS encoding chorismate lyase, which yields MQHTKAPCPTPLWLPQSRLAPLPDASTLDWLFDEGSLTRRLTRLSNDGFSVTPLFEGWQPLRADECAALELAEGSEGWVREVYLRGHGEAWVFARSVASRSALQGDGLHMDELGSRSLGELLFCDQAFQRQAIEVCHYPQDWLPTEVRAPELWGRRSRFDRGALSVLVAEIFLPTLWLATRAHPENC from the coding sequence GTGCAACACACTAAAGCCCCCTGCCCGACTCCTCTCTGGCTGCCACAAAGCCGGCTGGCACCGCTTCCCGACGCGTCTACCCTGGACTGGCTGTTCGACGAAGGCTCTCTGACCCGGCGCCTGACGCGTCTGTCGAATGACGGCTTCAGCGTCACGCCGCTGTTCGAGGGTTGGCAACCGTTACGTGCCGACGAGTGTGCCGCACTGGAACTGGCCGAAGGCAGTGAGGGCTGGGTACGCGAGGTGTATCTGCGTGGTCACGGTGAGGCTTGGGTGTTTGCCCGCAGTGTTGCCTCGCGCAGTGCGTTGCAGGGCGACGGCTTGCACATGGACGAGCTGGGCAGCCGTTCGCTGGGCGAACTGCTTTTTTGTGATCAGGCGTTCCAGCGTCAGGCCATCGAGGTTTGTCACTATCCGCAAGACTGGCTGCCAACGGAAGTCCGGGCTCCCGAGCTGTGGGGCCGGCGCTCGCGCTTCGACCGGGGCGCATTGAGCGTGCTGGTGGCCGAAATTTTCCTGCCGACCCTGTGGCTCGCCACCCGCGCCCATCCGGAGAACTGCTGA
- a CDS encoding rubredoxin: MKKWQCVVCGLIYNEADGWPDDGIAPGTLWQDVPEDWLCPDCGVGKMDFEMIEIN, from the coding sequence ATGAAAAAGTGGCAGTGTGTGGTCTGTGGCCTGATCTATAACGAAGCCGACGGCTGGCCTGATGACGGCATTGCACCGGGCACCCTGTGGCAGGACGTACCGGAAGATTGGCTATGCCCGGACTGCGGCGTAGGCAAGATGGATTTCGAAATGATTGAAATCAACTGA